In Sphaeramia orbicularis chromosome 7, fSphaOr1.1, whole genome shotgun sequence, one genomic interval encodes:
- the snphb gene encoding syntaphilin isoform X3 has protein sequence MSAPAPASRRSGSGSRRFDYCRFIELDYVPMETGYMVSMRPTKGYASTKSPTKGYTSTKSPDRHTRSTNSPNTTPRSRRTPAPTSNRDPYGNASHSSSSNSGSCKGSDCSPTKGRHQKYTSCTDNHGIRPPPPEQYLTPLQQKEVCIRHLRARLKETIDTLQNRDTEIDELRGQLYRMQEDWVEEECHRVEAQLALKEARQEIQQLKQAVDTVRARLSDAGGLSGDVGVQKYFHDINTQNHKLENLLLSMELAQAGLAKEGEGIPGCRTRVGGSAPASVSGESPGGIPKPAVGGRGSCSCDGSPARSLTRSSTYTKLSDQALADRNSNGQDFPCLSGDGTQDSGFVCCGESSVPSRADLLLEAAFLSEETASLLNAYTQTFSHSMPNSLPNSLPHTYSHTLPHSFPHNLSHSLPHNVPHSSTYEKLCTGERLAPLRCGLGGMGCMSHPCLSHHHLYLHPLRETGIQTESCPIPATAGYPSDLDTIAEQRTFRSQACSPTSTWMSDEGEEDLDSITTTTSVTTATVMSTATEPIPVSKTPLLPPLPRSATVACSMESPLCDKKAEEEKQEKEKREKESDASEKCMEVVEVSRVEEEGQQIQTSSVEENKSESQEEVEEAAPENLGNIETAEGKHGLEEVEFGKCTREGEEGRTGETIKISLSREKRQQEVVLIAGSPEPETADFSPSCPGLSLGIDKPHTSQPKRSTSNDEITGVSVTPDKDDDGDNETTEQGATGGAEAQEEESASDSGEVQKSYWSRHFLVDLLAVAIPVVPTVAWLCRGPVRDGQPMYHIGSLLRGCCTVALHSLRRGGGLRHYPAGGGDLGGSHI, from the exons ATGTCTGCTCCTGCTCCAGCCAGTCGGAGGTCTGGGTCGGGCTCGCGCCG GTTTGACTACTGCAGGTTCATAGAACTAGACTACGTTCCCATGGAGACCGGCTATATGGTCTCAATGCGTCCGACAAAAGGCTATGCATCGACCAAGTCGCCAACAAAAGGATATACTTCTACCAAGTCCCCGGACCGCCACACTCGTTCAACAAACTCCCCAAACACCACCCCTCGTTCTCG GCGAACACCAGCCCCAACCAGTAATAGAGATCCCTATGGCAACGCctcccacagcagcagcagcaactcaGGATCTTGTAAAGGCAGCGACTGTAGCCCTACCAAAGG ACGTCACCAGAAGTACACGTCATGCACGGACAACCATGGTATTCGGCCCCCTCCCCCCGAGCAGTACCTCACACCCCTACAGCAGAAGGAGGTGTGTATACGACATCTACGGGCCAGGCTAAAAGAAACCATAGACACACTACAAAACAG GGACACAGAAATAGATGAACTGAGGGGCCAGCTGTACAGGATGCAGGAGGACTGGGTCGAGGAGGAATGTCACCGTGTGGAGGCTCAGCTGGCCTTAAAAGAAGCGCGTCAGGAGATTCAGCAGCTCAAACAGGCCGTGGACACTGTTCGTGCCAGGCTCAGTGATGCTGGGGGTCTGAGCGGAGATGTTGGGGTCCAAAAGTACTTCCACGACATTAATACTCAGAACCACAAACTGGAGAACCTTTTGCTAAGCATGGAGCTAGCCCAAGCTGGATTAGCCAAGGAAGGGGAGGGCATACCAGGCTGTCGGACCCGTGTTGGGGGTTCAGCACCAGCATCGGTATCAGGAGAGAGTCCAGGAGGAATACCCAAACCAGCAGTAGGAGGTAGAGGATCATGCTCCTGTGATGGTTCTCCAGCCCGTTCTCTGACTCGAAGCTCCACATACACCAAGCTCAGCGATCAGGCGCTGGCAGACAGGAATAGCAATGGACAGGACTTTCCTTGTCTGTCAGGGGATGGAACCCAGGACAgtggttttgtttgttgtgggGAAAGCAGTGTACCGAGCAGAGCTGACCTGCTGCTGGAAGCTGCTTTCCTGTCTGAGGAAACTGCATCCTTACTCAATGCCTACACACAAACCTTTTCCCACTCTATGCCCAACTCTCTCCCCAACTCTTTGCCTCACACATACTCTCATACCCTACCTCATTCTTTCCCTCACAATTTGTCCCACTCTTTACCCCACAATGTGCCGCACTCCTCCACTTATGAAAAGCTGTGCACAGGAGAGCGGCTGGCACCCTTACGTTGTGGCCTAGGTGGAATGGGCTGCATGAGCCACCCTTGCTTGTCGCACCATCACCTATACTTGCACCCCTTGCGAGAGACAGGTATTCAGACTGAAAGCTGCCCCATTCCTGCAACTGCGGGCTACCCCTCAGACCTGGACACCATAGCAGAGCAGCGTACTTTCCGATCACAGGCCTGCAGCCCCACCTCCACCTGGATGTCTGATGAAGGTGAGGAGGACCTAGACTCTATCACCACTACAACTTCAGTAACAACAGCAACAGTGATGAGTACAGCCACAGAACCAATCCCTGTCTCCAAAACCCCTCTCCTTCCTCCATTACCCCGCTCAGCCACTGTGGCATGTTCCATGGAAAGTCCTCTGTGTGATAAGAAGgcagaggaagaaaaacaggagaaggaaaaaagggaaaaagaaagTGATGCATCAGAGAAGTGCATGGAAGTAGTGGAAGTAAGTAGAGTGGAAGAAGAAGGGCAGCAGATACAGACAAGTTCAGTAGAAGAAAATAAATCGGAAAGTCAGGAAGAAGTGGAGGAAGCAGCACCTGAAAACCTGGGTAACATAGAAACAGCAGAAGGAAAGCATGGTTTGGAAGAAGTGGAGTTTGGAAAATGCACCAGAGAAGGCGAAGAGGGCAGAACAGGTGAGACAATAAAGATAAGTCTCAGCAGGGAAAAAAGACAACAAGAAGTTGTTTTAATAGCAGGATCACCTGAACCAGAGACAGCAGATTTTAGTCCAAGTTGCCCAGGATTATCACTTGGCATAGACAAGCCTCACACCTCCCAACCAAAGAGGTCGACCTCTAATGATGAGATTACTGGTGTTAGTGTCACACCTGACaaggatgatgatggtgataatgaAACTACAGAACAGGGTGCAACTGGAGGGGCTGAAGCACAGGAGGAAGAATCGGCATCTGACTCAGGGGAGGTTCAGAAAAGTTACTGGAGTCGCCATTTCCTGGTTGATCTTTTAGCAGTTGCCATTCCTGTGGTACCCACAGTGGCATGGCTCTGCCGCGGGCCAGTCCGCGATGGACAACCAATGTATCATATTGGGTCACTGCTGAGGGGCTGCTGCACGGTAGCACTGCACTCACTACGAAGGGGAGGTGGATTGAGGCATTACCCCGCAGGCGGGGGTGACCTTGGAGGATCACACATATAA
- the snphb gene encoding syntaphilin isoform X2, with product MSAPAPASRRSGSGSRRFNPLKVLQPKRRLQQILASSTVPVPKPASGTAAPVATAPVAIPVPAPPAFDYCRFIELDYVPMETGYMVSMRPTKGYASTKSPTKGYTSTKSPDRHTRSTNSPNTTPRSRRTPAPTSNRDPYGNASHSSSSNSGSCKGSDCSPTKGRHQKYTSCTDNHGIRPPPPEQYLTPLQQKEVCIRHLRARLKETIDTLQNRDTEIDELRGQLYRMQEDWVEEECHRVEAQLALKEARQEIQQLKQAVDTVRARLSDAGGLSGDVGVQKYFHDINTQNHKLENLLLSMELAQAGLAKEGEGIPGCRTRVGGSAPASVSGESPGGIPKPAVGGRGSCSCDGSPARSLTRSSTYTKLSDQALADRNSNGQDFPCLSGDGTQDSGFVCCGESSVPSRADLLLEAAFLSEETASLLNAYTQTFSHSMPNSLPNSLPHTYSHTLPHSFPHNLSHSLPHNVPHSSTYEKLCTGERLAPLRCGLGGMGCMSHPCLSHHHLYLHPLRETGIQTESCPIPATAGYPSDLDTIAEQRTFRSQACSPTSTWMSDEGEEDLDSITTTTSVTTATVMSTATEPIPVSKTPLLPPLPRSATVACSMESPLCDKKAEEEKQEKEKREKESDASEKCMEVVEVSRVEEEGQQIQTSSVEENKSESQEEVEEAAPENLGNIETAEGKHGLEEVEFGKCTREGEEGRTGETIKISLSREKRQQEVVLIAGSPEPETADFSPSCPGLSLGIDKPHTSQPKRSTSNDEITGVSVTPDKDDDGDNETTEQGATGGAEAQEEESASDSGEVQKSYWSRHFLVDLLAVAIPVVPTVAWLCRGPVRDGQPMYHIGSLLRGCCTVALHSLRRGGGLRHYPAGGGDLGGSHI from the exons ATGTCTGCTCCTGCTCCAGCCAGTCGGAGGTCTGGGTCGGGCTCGCGCCG ATTCAACCCTCTGAAGGTGCTGCAGCCCAAACGCCGCTTGCAGCAAATACTGGCGTCCTCGACGGTCCCGGTCCCCAAGCCGGCGTCGGGGACAGCTGCACCTGTGGCCACGGCACCAGTGGCCATCCCGGTGCCTGCGCCACCTGC GTTTGACTACTGCAGGTTCATAGAACTAGACTACGTTCCCATGGAGACCGGCTATATGGTCTCAATGCGTCCGACAAAAGGCTATGCATCGACCAAGTCGCCAACAAAAGGATATACTTCTACCAAGTCCCCGGACCGCCACACTCGTTCAACAAACTCCCCAAACACCACCCCTCGTTCTCG GCGAACACCAGCCCCAACCAGTAATAGAGATCCCTATGGCAACGCctcccacagcagcagcagcaactcaGGATCTTGTAAAGGCAGCGACTGTAGCCCTACCAAAGG ACGTCACCAGAAGTACACGTCATGCACGGACAACCATGGTATTCGGCCCCCTCCCCCCGAGCAGTACCTCACACCCCTACAGCAGAAGGAGGTGTGTATACGACATCTACGGGCCAGGCTAAAAGAAACCATAGACACACTACAAAACAG GGACACAGAAATAGATGAACTGAGGGGCCAGCTGTACAGGATGCAGGAGGACTGGGTCGAGGAGGAATGTCACCGTGTGGAGGCTCAGCTGGCCTTAAAAGAAGCGCGTCAGGAGATTCAGCAGCTCAAACAGGCCGTGGACACTGTTCGTGCCAGGCTCAGTGATGCTGGGGGTCTGAGCGGAGATGTTGGGGTCCAAAAGTACTTCCACGACATTAATACTCAGAACCACAAACTGGAGAACCTTTTGCTAAGCATGGAGCTAGCCCAAGCTGGATTAGCCAAGGAAGGGGAGGGCATACCAGGCTGTCGGACCCGTGTTGGGGGTTCAGCACCAGCATCGGTATCAGGAGAGAGTCCAGGAGGAATACCCAAACCAGCAGTAGGAGGTAGAGGATCATGCTCCTGTGATGGTTCTCCAGCCCGTTCTCTGACTCGAAGCTCCACATACACCAAGCTCAGCGATCAGGCGCTGGCAGACAGGAATAGCAATGGACAGGACTTTCCTTGTCTGTCAGGGGATGGAACCCAGGACAgtggttttgtttgttgtgggGAAAGCAGTGTACCGAGCAGAGCTGACCTGCTGCTGGAAGCTGCTTTCCTGTCTGAGGAAACTGCATCCTTACTCAATGCCTACACACAAACCTTTTCCCACTCTATGCCCAACTCTCTCCCCAACTCTTTGCCTCACACATACTCTCATACCCTACCTCATTCTTTCCCTCACAATTTGTCCCACTCTTTACCCCACAATGTGCCGCACTCCTCCACTTATGAAAAGCTGTGCACAGGAGAGCGGCTGGCACCCTTACGTTGTGGCCTAGGTGGAATGGGCTGCATGAGCCACCCTTGCTTGTCGCACCATCACCTATACTTGCACCCCTTGCGAGAGACAGGTATTCAGACTGAAAGCTGCCCCATTCCTGCAACTGCGGGCTACCCCTCAGACCTGGACACCATAGCAGAGCAGCGTACTTTCCGATCACAGGCCTGCAGCCCCACCTCCACCTGGATGTCTGATGAAGGTGAGGAGGACCTAGACTCTATCACCACTACAACTTCAGTAACAACAGCAACAGTGATGAGTACAGCCACAGAACCAATCCCTGTCTCCAAAACCCCTCTCCTTCCTCCATTACCCCGCTCAGCCACTGTGGCATGTTCCATGGAAAGTCCTCTGTGTGATAAGAAGgcagaggaagaaaaacaggagaaggaaaaaagggaaaaagaaagTGATGCATCAGAGAAGTGCATGGAAGTAGTGGAAGTAAGTAGAGTGGAAGAAGAAGGGCAGCAGATACAGACAAGTTCAGTAGAAGAAAATAAATCGGAAAGTCAGGAAGAAGTGGAGGAAGCAGCACCTGAAAACCTGGGTAACATAGAAACAGCAGAAGGAAAGCATGGTTTGGAAGAAGTGGAGTTTGGAAAATGCACCAGAGAAGGCGAAGAGGGCAGAACAGGTGAGACAATAAAGATAAGTCTCAGCAGGGAAAAAAGACAACAAGAAGTTGTTTTAATAGCAGGATCACCTGAACCAGAGACAGCAGATTTTAGTCCAAGTTGCCCAGGATTATCACTTGGCATAGACAAGCCTCACACCTCCCAACCAAAGAGGTCGACCTCTAATGATGAGATTACTGGTGTTAGTGTCACACCTGACaaggatgatgatggtgataatgaAACTACAGAACAGGGTGCAACTGGAGGGGCTGAAGCACAGGAGGAAGAATCGGCATCTGACTCAGGGGAGGTTCAGAAAAGTTACTGGAGTCGCCATTTCCTGGTTGATCTTTTAGCAGTTGCCATTCCTGTGGTACCCACAGTGGCATGGCTCTGCCGCGGGCCAGTCCGCGATGGACAACCAATGTATCATATTGGGTCACTGCTGAGGGGCTGCTGCACGGTAGCACTGCACTCACTACGAAGGGGAGGTGGATTGAGGCATTACCCCGCAGGCGGGGGTGACCTTGGAGGATCACACATATAA
- the snphb gene encoding syntaphilin isoform X4, which translates to MSAPAPASRRSGSGSRRRTPAPTSNRDPYGNASHSSSSNSGSCKGSDCSPTKGRHQKYTSCTDNHGIRPPPPEQYLTPLQQKEVCIRHLRARLKETIDTLQNRDTEIDELRGQLYRMQEDWVEEECHRVEAQLALKEARQEIQQLKQAVDTVRARLSDAGGLSGDVGVQKYFHDINTQNHKLENLLLSMELAQAGLAKEGEGIPGCRTRVGGSAPASVSGESPGGIPKPAVGGRGSCSCDGSPARSLTRSSTYTKLSDQALADRNSNGQDFPCLSGDGTQDSGFVCCGESSVPSRADLLLEAAFLSEETASLLNAYTQTFSHSMPNSLPNSLPHTYSHTLPHSFPHNLSHSLPHNVPHSSTYEKLCTGERLAPLRCGLGGMGCMSHPCLSHHHLYLHPLRETGIQTESCPIPATAGYPSDLDTIAEQRTFRSQACSPTSTWMSDEGEEDLDSITTTTSVTTATVMSTATEPIPVSKTPLLPPLPRSATVACSMESPLCDKKAEEEKQEKEKREKESDASEKCMEVVEVSRVEEEGQQIQTSSVEENKSESQEEVEEAAPENLGNIETAEGKHGLEEVEFGKCTREGEEGRTGETIKISLSREKRQQEVVLIAGSPEPETADFSPSCPGLSLGIDKPHTSQPKRSTSNDEITGVSVTPDKDDDGDNETTEQGATGGAEAQEEESASDSGEVQKSYWSRHFLVDLLAVAIPVVPTVAWLCRGPVRDGQPMYHIGSLLRGCCTVALHSLRRGGGLRHYPAGGGDLGGSHI; encoded by the exons ATGTCTGCTCCTGCTCCAGCCAGTCGGAGGTCTGGGTCGGGCTCGCGCCG GCGAACACCAGCCCCAACCAGTAATAGAGATCCCTATGGCAACGCctcccacagcagcagcagcaactcaGGATCTTGTAAAGGCAGCGACTGTAGCCCTACCAAAGG ACGTCACCAGAAGTACACGTCATGCACGGACAACCATGGTATTCGGCCCCCTCCCCCCGAGCAGTACCTCACACCCCTACAGCAGAAGGAGGTGTGTATACGACATCTACGGGCCAGGCTAAAAGAAACCATAGACACACTACAAAACAG GGACACAGAAATAGATGAACTGAGGGGCCAGCTGTACAGGATGCAGGAGGACTGGGTCGAGGAGGAATGTCACCGTGTGGAGGCTCAGCTGGCCTTAAAAGAAGCGCGTCAGGAGATTCAGCAGCTCAAACAGGCCGTGGACACTGTTCGTGCCAGGCTCAGTGATGCTGGGGGTCTGAGCGGAGATGTTGGGGTCCAAAAGTACTTCCACGACATTAATACTCAGAACCACAAACTGGAGAACCTTTTGCTAAGCATGGAGCTAGCCCAAGCTGGATTAGCCAAGGAAGGGGAGGGCATACCAGGCTGTCGGACCCGTGTTGGGGGTTCAGCACCAGCATCGGTATCAGGAGAGAGTCCAGGAGGAATACCCAAACCAGCAGTAGGAGGTAGAGGATCATGCTCCTGTGATGGTTCTCCAGCCCGTTCTCTGACTCGAAGCTCCACATACACCAAGCTCAGCGATCAGGCGCTGGCAGACAGGAATAGCAATGGACAGGACTTTCCTTGTCTGTCAGGGGATGGAACCCAGGACAgtggttttgtttgttgtgggGAAAGCAGTGTACCGAGCAGAGCTGACCTGCTGCTGGAAGCTGCTTTCCTGTCTGAGGAAACTGCATCCTTACTCAATGCCTACACACAAACCTTTTCCCACTCTATGCCCAACTCTCTCCCCAACTCTTTGCCTCACACATACTCTCATACCCTACCTCATTCTTTCCCTCACAATTTGTCCCACTCTTTACCCCACAATGTGCCGCACTCCTCCACTTATGAAAAGCTGTGCACAGGAGAGCGGCTGGCACCCTTACGTTGTGGCCTAGGTGGAATGGGCTGCATGAGCCACCCTTGCTTGTCGCACCATCACCTATACTTGCACCCCTTGCGAGAGACAGGTATTCAGACTGAAAGCTGCCCCATTCCTGCAACTGCGGGCTACCCCTCAGACCTGGACACCATAGCAGAGCAGCGTACTTTCCGATCACAGGCCTGCAGCCCCACCTCCACCTGGATGTCTGATGAAGGTGAGGAGGACCTAGACTCTATCACCACTACAACTTCAGTAACAACAGCAACAGTGATGAGTACAGCCACAGAACCAATCCCTGTCTCCAAAACCCCTCTCCTTCCTCCATTACCCCGCTCAGCCACTGTGGCATGTTCCATGGAAAGTCCTCTGTGTGATAAGAAGgcagaggaagaaaaacaggagaaggaaaaaagggaaaaagaaagTGATGCATCAGAGAAGTGCATGGAAGTAGTGGAAGTAAGTAGAGTGGAAGAAGAAGGGCAGCAGATACAGACAAGTTCAGTAGAAGAAAATAAATCGGAAAGTCAGGAAGAAGTGGAGGAAGCAGCACCTGAAAACCTGGGTAACATAGAAACAGCAGAAGGAAAGCATGGTTTGGAAGAAGTGGAGTTTGGAAAATGCACCAGAGAAGGCGAAGAGGGCAGAACAGGTGAGACAATAAAGATAAGTCTCAGCAGGGAAAAAAGACAACAAGAAGTTGTTTTAATAGCAGGATCACCTGAACCAGAGACAGCAGATTTTAGTCCAAGTTGCCCAGGATTATCACTTGGCATAGACAAGCCTCACACCTCCCAACCAAAGAGGTCGACCTCTAATGATGAGATTACTGGTGTTAGTGTCACACCTGACaaggatgatgatggtgataatgaAACTACAGAACAGGGTGCAACTGGAGGGGCTGAAGCACAGGAGGAAGAATCGGCATCTGACTCAGGGGAGGTTCAGAAAAGTTACTGGAGTCGCCATTTCCTGGTTGATCTTTTAGCAGTTGCCATTCCTGTGGTACCCACAGTGGCATGGCTCTGCCGCGGGCCAGTCCGCGATGGACAACCAATGTATCATATTGGGTCACTGCTGAGGGGCTGCTGCACGGTAGCACTGCACTCACTACGAAGGGGAGGTGGATTGAGGCATTACCCCGCAGGCGGGGGTGACCTTGGAGGATCACACATATAA
- the snphb gene encoding syntaphilin isoform X1, with protein MFVSLCWSCLSTDRSVCSCGVLSLWSLSLRFNPLKVLQPKRRLQQILASSTVPVPKPASGTAAPVATAPVAIPVPAPPAFDYCRFIELDYVPMETGYMVSMRPTKGYASTKSPTKGYTSTKSPDRHTRSTNSPNTTPRSRRTPAPTSNRDPYGNASHSSSSNSGSCKGSDCSPTKGRHQKYTSCTDNHGIRPPPPEQYLTPLQQKEVCIRHLRARLKETIDTLQNRDTEIDELRGQLYRMQEDWVEEECHRVEAQLALKEARQEIQQLKQAVDTVRARLSDAGGLSGDVGVQKYFHDINTQNHKLENLLLSMELAQAGLAKEGEGIPGCRTRVGGSAPASVSGESPGGIPKPAVGGRGSCSCDGSPARSLTRSSTYTKLSDQALADRNSNGQDFPCLSGDGTQDSGFVCCGESSVPSRADLLLEAAFLSEETASLLNAYTQTFSHSMPNSLPNSLPHTYSHTLPHSFPHNLSHSLPHNVPHSSTYEKLCTGERLAPLRCGLGGMGCMSHPCLSHHHLYLHPLRETGIQTESCPIPATAGYPSDLDTIAEQRTFRSQACSPTSTWMSDEGEEDLDSITTTTSVTTATVMSTATEPIPVSKTPLLPPLPRSATVACSMESPLCDKKAEEEKQEKEKREKESDASEKCMEVVEVSRVEEEGQQIQTSSVEENKSESQEEVEEAAPENLGNIETAEGKHGLEEVEFGKCTREGEEGRTGETIKISLSREKRQQEVVLIAGSPEPETADFSPSCPGLSLGIDKPHTSQPKRSTSNDEITGVSVTPDKDDDGDNETTEQGATGGAEAQEEESASDSGEVQKSYWSRHFLVDLLAVAIPVVPTVAWLCRGPVRDGQPMYHIGSLLRGCCTVALHSLRRGGGLRHYPAGGGDLGGSHI; from the exons ATGTTTGTCAGCTTGTGCTGGTCCTGTCTGTCTACAGACAGATCAGTCTGTAGCTGTGGTGTCCTTTCTCTTTGGTCTCTTTCCCTCAGATTCAACCCTCTGAAGGTGCTGCAGCCCAAACGCCGCTTGCAGCAAATACTGGCGTCCTCGACGGTCCCGGTCCCCAAGCCGGCGTCGGGGACAGCTGCACCTGTGGCCACGGCACCAGTGGCCATCCCGGTGCCTGCGCCACCTGC GTTTGACTACTGCAGGTTCATAGAACTAGACTACGTTCCCATGGAGACCGGCTATATGGTCTCAATGCGTCCGACAAAAGGCTATGCATCGACCAAGTCGCCAACAAAAGGATATACTTCTACCAAGTCCCCGGACCGCCACACTCGTTCAACAAACTCCCCAAACACCACCCCTCGTTCTCG GCGAACACCAGCCCCAACCAGTAATAGAGATCCCTATGGCAACGCctcccacagcagcagcagcaactcaGGATCTTGTAAAGGCAGCGACTGTAGCCCTACCAAAGG ACGTCACCAGAAGTACACGTCATGCACGGACAACCATGGTATTCGGCCCCCTCCCCCCGAGCAGTACCTCACACCCCTACAGCAGAAGGAGGTGTGTATACGACATCTACGGGCCAGGCTAAAAGAAACCATAGACACACTACAAAACAG GGACACAGAAATAGATGAACTGAGGGGCCAGCTGTACAGGATGCAGGAGGACTGGGTCGAGGAGGAATGTCACCGTGTGGAGGCTCAGCTGGCCTTAAAAGAAGCGCGTCAGGAGATTCAGCAGCTCAAACAGGCCGTGGACACTGTTCGTGCCAGGCTCAGTGATGCTGGGGGTCTGAGCGGAGATGTTGGGGTCCAAAAGTACTTCCACGACATTAATACTCAGAACCACAAACTGGAGAACCTTTTGCTAAGCATGGAGCTAGCCCAAGCTGGATTAGCCAAGGAAGGGGAGGGCATACCAGGCTGTCGGACCCGTGTTGGGGGTTCAGCACCAGCATCGGTATCAGGAGAGAGTCCAGGAGGAATACCCAAACCAGCAGTAGGAGGTAGAGGATCATGCTCCTGTGATGGTTCTCCAGCCCGTTCTCTGACTCGAAGCTCCACATACACCAAGCTCAGCGATCAGGCGCTGGCAGACAGGAATAGCAATGGACAGGACTTTCCTTGTCTGTCAGGGGATGGAACCCAGGACAgtggttttgtttgttgtgggGAAAGCAGTGTACCGAGCAGAGCTGACCTGCTGCTGGAAGCTGCTTTCCTGTCTGAGGAAACTGCATCCTTACTCAATGCCTACACACAAACCTTTTCCCACTCTATGCCCAACTCTCTCCCCAACTCTTTGCCTCACACATACTCTCATACCCTACCTCATTCTTTCCCTCACAATTTGTCCCACTCTTTACCCCACAATGTGCCGCACTCCTCCACTTATGAAAAGCTGTGCACAGGAGAGCGGCTGGCACCCTTACGTTGTGGCCTAGGTGGAATGGGCTGCATGAGCCACCCTTGCTTGTCGCACCATCACCTATACTTGCACCCCTTGCGAGAGACAGGTATTCAGACTGAAAGCTGCCCCATTCCTGCAACTGCGGGCTACCCCTCAGACCTGGACACCATAGCAGAGCAGCGTACTTTCCGATCACAGGCCTGCAGCCCCACCTCCACCTGGATGTCTGATGAAGGTGAGGAGGACCTAGACTCTATCACCACTACAACTTCAGTAACAACAGCAACAGTGATGAGTACAGCCACAGAACCAATCCCTGTCTCCAAAACCCCTCTCCTTCCTCCATTACCCCGCTCAGCCACTGTGGCATGTTCCATGGAAAGTCCTCTGTGTGATAAGAAGgcagaggaagaaaaacaggagaaggaaaaaagggaaaaagaaagTGATGCATCAGAGAAGTGCATGGAAGTAGTGGAAGTAAGTAGAGTGGAAGAAGAAGGGCAGCAGATACAGACAAGTTCAGTAGAAGAAAATAAATCGGAAAGTCAGGAAGAAGTGGAGGAAGCAGCACCTGAAAACCTGGGTAACATAGAAACAGCAGAAGGAAAGCATGGTTTGGAAGAAGTGGAGTTTGGAAAATGCACCAGAGAAGGCGAAGAGGGCAGAACAGGTGAGACAATAAAGATAAGTCTCAGCAGGGAAAAAAGACAACAAGAAGTTGTTTTAATAGCAGGATCACCTGAACCAGAGACAGCAGATTTTAGTCCAAGTTGCCCAGGATTATCACTTGGCATAGACAAGCCTCACACCTCCCAACCAAAGAGGTCGACCTCTAATGATGAGATTACTGGTGTTAGTGTCACACCTGACaaggatgatgatggtgataatgaAACTACAGAACAGGGTGCAACTGGAGGGGCTGAAGCACAGGAGGAAGAATCGGCATCTGACTCAGGGGAGGTTCAGAAAAGTTACTGGAGTCGCCATTTCCTGGTTGATCTTTTAGCAGTTGCCATTCCTGTGGTACCCACAGTGGCATGGCTCTGCCGCGGGCCAGTCCGCGATGGACAACCAATGTATCATATTGGGTCACTGCTGAGGGGCTGCTGCACGGTAGCACTGCACTCACTACGAAGGGGAGGTGGATTGAGGCATTACCCCGCAGGCGGGGGTGACCTTGGAGGATCACACATATAA